In Mesorhizobium sp., one DNA window encodes the following:
- a CDS encoding type II toxin-antitoxin system VapB family antitoxin, producing MSHGALVKDKEVDRLAEEVRAAYGVKTKTEAVKIALKKALEQPDKKAELRRNLEALQAEVRRIGNPDPNFDEKAYTDMMWGD from the coding sequence ATATCCCATGGCGCTCTAGTCAAGGACAAGGAAGTCGACCGTCTGGCCGAGGAAGTTCGGGCCGCCTACGGCGTGAAGACCAAGACCGAGGCTGTCAAGATTGCGCTGAAGAAGGCGCTGGAGCAGCCGGACAAGAAGGCGGAGCTTCGCAGGAATCTGGAAGCGCTTCAGGCGGAGGTGCGCAGGATCGGCAACCCGGATCCCAATTTTGACGAAAAAGCCTATACTGACATGATGTGGGGCGACTGA
- the dapE gene encoding succinyl-diaminopimelate desuccinylase, with amino-acid sequence MNLPTDPVANLAALIRCPSVTPAEGGALSALGAMLTPLGFVVERPVFAEEGTADVENLYARLSGNGPHLMFAGHTDVAPPGDERDWTHPPFAAEIANGQMYGRGAVDMKGGIACFVAALARHVGARGAPKGSVSLLITGDEEGPSINGTSKLLEWAAAKGETWDASIVGEPTNPERLGDAIKVGRRGSISGTVVVRGVQGHAAYPHLADNPVRGLVALVEALLHPALDEGTADFQPTNLEVTTIDVGNPATNVIPGRATASFNIRFNDNWTAETIQAEIHNRLDRASRKSKLRPGKNGPVDYELIWRDRPSPVFLTHDDKLIRTLSGSVEAVTGRYPALSTSGGTSDARFIKDYCPVVEFGLVGKTMHMVDERVPLDDLEMLTRIYQRFLADWFA; translated from the coding sequence ATGAACCTGCCTACCGATCCCGTCGCCAACCTTGCCGCCCTGATTCGCTGTCCTTCGGTCACGCCGGCCGAGGGCGGCGCCTTGAGCGCGCTGGGCGCGATGCTTACGCCTCTGGGATTTGTCGTCGAGCGGCCGGTCTTTGCCGAGGAGGGCACGGCGGACGTCGAGAACCTCTATGCCCGGCTCTCGGGCAATGGCCCGCATCTGATGTTCGCCGGCCATACCGACGTCGCGCCGCCGGGCGACGAGCGGGACTGGACGCATCCGCCCTTCGCCGCCGAGATCGCCAACGGTCAGATGTATGGCCGCGGCGCCGTCGACATGAAAGGCGGCATCGCCTGTTTCGTAGCCGCACTTGCCCGCCATGTCGGGGCGCGCGGCGCGCCGAAGGGATCCGTCTCGCTGTTGATCACGGGCGACGAGGAGGGACCGTCGATCAACGGTACCTCGAAGCTGCTCGAATGGGCCGCCGCGAAGGGCGAGACCTGGGACGCCTCGATCGTCGGCGAGCCGACCAACCCCGAACGGCTGGGCGACGCGATCAAGGTCGGCCGGCGCGGCTCGATCTCCGGCACTGTCGTCGTGCGCGGCGTGCAGGGCCATGCCGCTTATCCGCACCTCGCCGACAATCCCGTGCGCGGCCTCGTCGCGCTCGTCGAGGCCCTACTTCACCCTGCGCTCGATGAGGGCACGGCCGATTTCCAGCCGACGAATCTCGAAGTCACGACGATCGACGTCGGCAATCCGGCGACCAACGTCATCCCCGGCCGCGCGACGGCTTCGTTCAACATCCGCTTCAACGACAACTGGACCGCTGAGACGATCCAGGCCGAGATCCACAACCGCCTCGATCGCGCGTCGCGCAAGTCGAAGCTCAGGCCCGGCAAGAACGGACCGGTCGACTACGAGCTCATCTGGCGCGACCGGCCGAGCCCGGTGTTTTTGACGCATGACGACAAGCTGATCCGCACCTTGAGCGGCTCGGTCGAGGCGGTGACGGGACGATATCCCGCGCTCTCGACATCCGGGGGAACGTCCGACGCGCGCTTCATCAAGGATTATTGCCCGGTGGTCGAGTTTGGCCTCGTCGGCAAGACGATGCACATGGTCGACGAGCGCGTGCCGCTCGACGATCTTGAGATGCTGACGCGCATCTACCAGCGCTTCCTTGCGGACTGGTTCGCCTGA
- a CDS encoding type II toxin-antitoxin system VapC family toxin, which produces MLASRQQINVSDARRIVSRFVQFVGAINLSITPEIGELAISAMARYGKGRGHPVQLNFGDCFSYACAKAAGVPLLYVGRDFAHTDLA; this is translated from the coding sequence GTGCTTGCTTCCAGGCAGCAGATCAACGTGAGCGATGCTCGGCGGATCGTTTCACGCTTTGTCCAGTTCGTCGGCGCCATCAACCTGTCCATCACCCCCGAGATCGGCGAACTCGCGATCTCCGCCATGGCGCGCTACGGCAAGGGACGCGGCCATCCCGTCCAGCTCAATTTCGGCGACTGCTTCTCCTATGCCTGCGCGAAGGCCGCAGGCGTGCCGCTGCTTTACGTCGGGCGCGATTTCGCACACACCGACCTCGCCTGA
- a CDS encoding GGDEF domain-containing protein: MAFGRLDLSARGKARVYVGTILGTLFCIVAAFAIDSYSFETGTWRWGANPINNLVIPLVLAPPFFFFLLSKLRELSIAHHELMNVASTDALTSCLNRRAFTALVDGYLERVEKQQDLSGGALLVLDVDHFKAVNDNFGHETGDEALKLIAGTIKSTVRDIDLVGRLGGEEFAVFLPSSDPARTAIVADRIRAAVRTAPFAPHGRRHELSVSVGGATFYPPATFAALYRAADERLYAAKNAGRDRVDITRYGSDIAA; this comes from the coding sequence ATGGCCTTCGGTCGGCTTGACCTGTCCGCGCGCGGCAAGGCGCGGGTATATGTCGGAACGATCCTCGGCACGCTGTTCTGCATCGTCGCGGCCTTCGCGATCGACAGCTATTCGTTCGAGACCGGAACCTGGCGCTGGGGTGCAAATCCCATCAACAATCTGGTCATCCCCCTGGTCCTGGCGCCGCCCTTCTTCTTCTTCCTGCTGAGCAAGCTGCGCGAACTCTCCATCGCCCACCACGAACTCATGAACGTGGCGTCCACCGACGCGCTCACCTCCTGCCTGAACCGCCGCGCCTTCACAGCCCTCGTCGATGGATATCTCGAGCGCGTTGAAAAGCAGCAGGATCTCTCCGGCGGCGCCCTGCTCGTGCTCGACGTCGACCACTTCAAGGCGGTCAACGACAATTTCGGCCACGAGACCGGCGACGAGGCGCTGAAACTCATCGCCGGCACGATCAAGTCGACGGTACGCGACATCGATCTGGTGGGGCGTCTCGGCGGCGAGGAGTTCGCGGTTTTCCTTCCGAGTTCGGATCCCGCCCGCACCGCAATCGTCGCCGACCGCATCCGGGCCGCGGTGCGCACAGCCCCCTTCGCGCCGCATGGCCGCAGACACGAGCTTTCCGTCAGCGTCGGCGGCGCGACCTTCTACCCGCCCGCGACGTTTGCCGCCCTCTATCGGGCGGCCGACGAGCGCCTTTACGCCGCCAAGAATGCCGGGCGCGATCGCGTCGACATCACGCGCTACGGCTCGGATATCGCTGCCTGA
- a CDS encoding DUF805 domain-containing protein translates to MIDVTQLVWLFLRLNGRISRAAYLLAGLLANLVPLFLLYRFTLVPEGSQESTFWALAFTLIGVVSIWAIFALSVKRVHDLGKPGAYALALFIPLVSYVAFIVLCVVPGEPGPNRYAAATNSPA, encoded by the coding sequence ACGCAGCTCGTCTGGCTCTTCCTGCGGCTCAATGGCCGCATCAGCCGCGCCGCCTACCTGCTCGCCGGTCTGCTCGCGAACCTCGTTCCGCTGTTCCTGCTCTACCGCTTCACCCTGGTGCCGGAGGGTAGCCAGGAATCGACGTTCTGGGCGCTGGCCTTCACCCTGATCGGCGTCGTCTCGATCTGGGCCATCTTTGCGCTGAGCGTGAAGCGCGTGCACGATCTCGGCAAGCCGGGCGCCTATGCGCTTGCCCTGTTCATTCCGCTCGTCTCCTACGTCGCCTTCATCGTCCTGTGTGTGGTGCCGGGTGAGCCGGGCCCCAACCGGTACGCCGCCGCGACAAACAGTCCGGCGTGA